One Prunus dulcis chromosome 8, ALMONDv2, whole genome shotgun sequence DNA window includes the following coding sequences:
- the LOC117636480 gene encoding sorbitol dehydrogenase-like, whose product MGKGGKPDGGDGFEEASRDGCEQENMAAWLLGVNTLKIQPFKLPNLGPRDVLIRLKAVGICGSDVHLFKNMRCADFVVKEPMVIGHECAGFVEEVGSEVKHLVPGDRVALEPGINCKRCELCKQGRYNLCPEMKFFGSPPTHGCLANQVVHPGDLCFKLPDNVSLEEGAMCEPLSVGVHACRRASVGPETNVLVMGAGPIGLVTLLAARAFEAPRIVVADVNDHCLSVAKALGAHEIVKVSTNIEEVAEEVAKIKEAMGTRVDVSFDCAGFNKTMATALSATGSGGKVCLVGMGQRELTLPLTSAAAREVDVIGIFRYKNTWPLCLELLRSSKVDVKPLITHRFGFSQKEVEKAFETSAGGGNAIKVMFNL is encoded by the exons ATGGGTAAGGGAGGAAAGCCTGATGGAGGTGATGGTTTTGAGGAAGCCAGCAGAGATGGTTGTGAACAAGAGAACATGGCTGCTTGGCTGCTTGGTGTTAACACCCTCAAAATCCAACCTTTCAAGCTCCCTAATCTCG GACCCCGTGATGTTTTAATTCGACTCAAGGCTGTTGGCATATGTGGCAGTGATGTTCACCTCTTCAAG AACATGAGATGTGCAGATTTTGTGGTGAAAGAGCCAATGGTAATCGGGCATGAGTGTGCTGGGTTCGTAGAGGAAGTTGGGAGTGAGGTGAAGCATCTGGTGCCTGGTGACCGTGTGGCACTAGAGCCCGGCATCAATTGCAAGCGATGTGAGCTATGCAAACAAGGCCGATATAATCTATGCCCCGAGATGAAGTTTTTCGGGTCCCCTCCAACTCATGGTTGCCTGGCAAATCAG gttGTCCATCCTGGAGACCTGTGTTTTAAACTACCAGACAATGTGAGCTTGGAGGAAGGGGCAATGTGTGAGCCCTTAAGTGTTGGTGTTCATGCTTGTCGTCGGGCTAGTGTTGGTCCAGAAACAAATGTTTTGGTCATGGGAGCAGGACCTATAGGACTTGTTACATTGTTGGCTGCTCGTGCCTTCGAAGCACCTAGAATTGTCGTGGCAGATGTGAATGACCACTGTTTATCCGTTGCAAAGGCTCTTGGTGCGCATGAGATTGTCAAAGTTTCTACAAATATAGAG GAGGTTGCTGAAGAAGTTGctaaaataaaagaagctATGGGAACTCGAGTAGATGTAAGCTTCGATTGTGCAGGGTTTAATAAAACCATGGCGACAGCTCTAAGTGCTACTGGTTCCGGTGGCAAAGTTTGCCTTGTGGGAATGGGCCAGAGAGAGCTGACTCTCCCACTCACTTCAGCTGCTGCCAG AGAGGTCGATGTGATTGGAATTTTCCGATACAAGAACACATGGCCCCTGTGCCTCGAATTGTTGAGAAGTAGTAAGGTTGATGTGAAGCCCCTGATAACACATCGTTTTGGATTCTCTCAAAAGGAAGTGGAAAAAGCATTTGAAACCAGTGCTGGTGGAGGCAATGCCATTAAGGTCATGTTTAATCTGTAG